Proteins from a single region of Hydrogenobacter hydrogenophilus:
- the recJ gene encoding single-stranded-DNA-specific exonuclease RecJ — protein MKGISGREWLLLSEFIKPHKELQERYGYLVAQLLANRNVDDKVFDNKLKNLLPCHLIPNMEQAVERIIKSIKRGERIIIYGDYDVDGITGSVILYDFLKKAGARVYAVLPTRQTGYGLRKDLVDTFAKYAQLLITVDNGTTAIEELKKSPIETIIIDHHNPHEELPPALIVNPKIDQGTPNELKEISSVALCFYLTARLNRELNVELDVRDYLYLTAIGTLADVMPLNPLNRILVSNGIRMLNYILAGGETTSYGIKVLLEGIGIKGEITSKDITFSVAPRLNAPGRVSRPKISMNLLLSKDINTARMWFKKVEEANEQRKHISNIAFEKAISEVSSQKERNFLVVRMGEWASGVAGIVAGRLSNLLSKPSAVFSVGKELATASVRGVEGINVYEGLKKLAHMYIKWGGHTSAAGITIRKEQVQTFETLVEQIFSQIKREEPRLYIDMTLDPACVDQRVILALKSLEPYGEGFPQPLFVSPPMRIEKVETINGRFILKAQHNITFVSYDTMLRDKWEKLPGSVRRIAYSVDTRKGKLFHLVDVEEPNGSW, from the coding sequence ATGAAAGGTATATCCGGTAGAGAGTGGCTTCTTTTAAGCGAGTTCATAAAACCACATAAGGAACTGCAAGAGAGGTATGGCTACCTGGTAGCTCAGCTTCTTGCCAACAGGAATGTAGACGATAAGGTGTTTGACAACAAACTGAAAAACCTATTACCTTGCCACCTTATTCCTAACATGGAGCAAGCTGTAGAAAGAATCATCAAAAGTATAAAGAGGGGAGAAAGGATCATCATATACGGAGACTACGATGTTGACGGTATAACTGGAAGTGTCATACTTTATGATTTTTTAAAAAAGGCAGGTGCAAGAGTTTACGCTGTGCTTCCTACAAGACAGACAGGATACGGTCTTAGAAAAGATCTCGTAGATACTTTTGCCAAATACGCTCAACTGCTCATAACAGTTGATAACGGCACTACCGCTATAGAAGAGCTCAAAAAATCCCCTATAGAAACCATTATTATAGACCATCATAACCCTCACGAAGAACTCCCTCCTGCACTGATAGTCAACCCAAAGATAGACCAAGGAACTCCCAACGAACTCAAAGAGATCTCTTCTGTAGCTCTTTGCTTTTACCTCACCGCAAGATTAAACAGAGAACTTAATGTGGAACTTGATGTACGGGATTATCTGTATCTGACCGCCATAGGGACTCTTGCGGATGTGATGCCTCTTAATCCTCTGAACCGCATACTCGTATCCAACGGCATAAGGATGCTTAACTACATACTGGCAGGTGGAGAAACCACATCATACGGTATAAAGGTTCTTTTAGAAGGCATAGGTATAAAAGGTGAGATTACTTCAAAGGACATTACCTTTTCCGTAGCACCAAGACTCAACGCACCGGGTAGAGTCTCCAGACCCAAGATATCCATGAACTTACTGCTTTCAAAAGACATAAACACCGCAAGGATGTGGTTTAAAAAGGTAGAAGAGGCTAACGAACAGAGAAAGCACATTTCTAACATAGCTTTTGAAAAAGCCATAAGTGAAGTTAGTTCTCAAAAGGAAAGGAACTTCTTAGTGGTACGCATGGGTGAGTGGGCAAGCGGTGTAGCTGGAATAGTGGCAGGTAGGCTTTCAAACCTTCTCTCAAAACCTTCCGCTGTGTTTTCCGTAGGTAAAGAGTTGGCAACGGCTTCTGTAAGGGGTGTAGAAGGTATAAATGTTTACGAAGGTCTCAAAAAGTTAGCTCATATGTACATAAAATGGGGAGGGCACACAAGTGCTGCGGGTATCACCATAAGAAAGGAGCAAGTCCAAACTTTTGAAACATTGGTGGAACAGATATTCTCGCAGATAAAAAGAGAAGAGCCAAGACTGTACATAGATATGACTTTGGACCCTGCATGCGTAGACCAAAGGGTAATATTAGCTTTGAAAAGCTTAGAGCCTTACGGTGAGGGTTTTCCTCAACCCCTGTTCGTATCACCGCCCATGAGAATAGAAAAAGTAGAAACCATTAACGGAAGATTTATTTTAAAAGCACAGCACAACATAACCTTTGTTAGTTATGATACTATGTTAAGAGATAAATGGGAGAAACTTCCCGGCTCTGTAAGAAGGATTGCCT
- a CDS encoding efflux RND transporter periplasmic adaptor subunit, giving the protein MSLSKLISLLLVCFCVSFAQDVRVYAIVKGQVKKVYVSEGQRVSKGQTLVEIDPALYIAQREMLIAQLESQKLTLEKVEKDFKRYEELFNRDLLSKSEYEDWKNKYEKEKNKYIAIKAQIDELNKLIEYCTIKAPTNGVIKKLFVKEGIFVNGTMLPQVLLTIEER; this is encoded by the coding sequence ATGAGTTTATCAAAGCTAATTAGTCTTTTACTTGTGTGCTTTTGTGTATCCTTTGCTCAAGATGTAAGAGTCTATGCTATAGTGAAGGGTCAAGTTAAGAAAGTTTATGTAAGTGAAGGACAGAGAGTTTCCAAAGGTCAAACTTTGGTAGAGATAGACCCAGCGCTTTACATAGCGCAAAGGGAAATGCTCATCGCTCAGCTAGAAAGCCAAAAACTCACCTTAGAAAAGGTGGAGAAGGACTTCAAAAGATACGAAGAGCTTTTCAATAGAGACCTCCTTTCAAAAAGTGAGTACGAAGATTGGAAAAACAAGTACGAAAAGGAAAAGAATAAGTACATAGCTATTAAAGCACAAATTGACGAACTTAACAAGCTGATTGAGTACTGTACTATAAAAGCACCAACAAATGGAGTTATAAAGAAGCTGTTTGTTAAGGAAGGCATCTTCGTAAACGGTACCATGCTACCTCAAGTGCTTTTGACCATAGAGGAGAGGTGA
- the murC gene encoding UDP-N-acetylmuramate--L-alanine ligase, with translation MFRERIKKFHFVGIGGIGMSGIAQILLQMGYEVSGSDIKENKNVDLLRKKGAKIFIGHKAENVENTDVVVYSSAISEDNPEIVQAKRMGLPVISRGEMLAELFRLKEGIAVCGSHGKTTTTSMIAHVVHDAGYDPTVIIGGVLHKFGSNARLGKDNLIISEADESDGSFLKLIPTVAVITNIDKEHLGYYKDIKDIKNAFLRFANSIPFYGFCVMNADDENSREIMQKVKGPLITFGIERNADVMAKNLSLQAGCYSFDLFYREEYMGRIQMSVAGKHNVYNALACIAVSLQMNISVDTIKRALQNFKNAERRLELKGYFNGAPIYDDYGHHPTEISAVIRAIREMYPHRRLLLIFQPHRYSRTYYLFDQFVKVLKSADVCFLTDIYSAGEENSYGISGIDLAKATGCRFFEDKEELFSAIRDTARDTDVILFMGAGSISKWCEEFYERYIR, from the coding sequence ATGTTCAGAGAAAGAATAAAAAAGTTTCACTTTGTAGGCATAGGTGGTATTGGTATGAGTGGCATAGCTCAGATCCTATTACAGATGGGTTATGAGGTATCAGGGTCAGATATTAAAGAGAACAAAAATGTTGACCTTTTGAGAAAAAAAGGTGCAAAAATCTTTATAGGGCATAAAGCAGAAAATGTAGAAAATACAGATGTAGTAGTTTACTCTTCTGCTATATCTGAAGACAATCCAGAAATAGTTCAGGCTAAGAGAATGGGACTTCCTGTTATTTCAAGGGGAGAAATGCTGGCAGAGTTATTCAGGCTAAAGGAAGGTATAGCGGTTTGCGGTTCACACGGTAAGACTACCACAACATCTATGATAGCTCATGTGGTGCACGATGCAGGTTATGATCCCACAGTGATAATAGGGGGAGTACTTCATAAGTTTGGTAGCAATGCAAGGCTTGGTAAGGATAACCTTATCATATCAGAAGCGGACGAAAGCGACGGTTCTTTTCTTAAACTCATTCCAACGGTAGCAGTGATCACAAACATAGACAAAGAACATCTTGGATATTATAAAGATATTAAAGACATAAAGAATGCCTTTCTTAGGTTCGCTAACAGCATACCTTTTTACGGCTTTTGCGTGATGAATGCAGACGATGAAAACTCAAGGGAGATCATGCAAAAAGTGAAAGGGCCACTTATAACCTTTGGTATAGAAAGGAACGCTGATGTTATGGCTAAGAACTTGAGTCTGCAGGCAGGATGCTACAGTTTTGACCTTTTTTACCGTGAAGAGTATATGGGAAGAATTCAAATGTCTGTTGCGGGAAAGCATAATGTTTATAATGCACTTGCCTGTATAGCAGTAAGTCTACAGATGAACATAAGCGTAGATACCATAAAGAGAGCGTTGCAAAACTTTAAAAACGCGGAAAGAAGGCTTGAACTCAAAGGCTACTTCAATGGTGCACCTATATATGACGATTATGGGCACCACCCCACAGAGATCTCGGCAGTTATAAGGGCTATTAGGGAAATGTATCCACACAGAAGGCTACTGCTTATCTTCCAACCCCACAGATACTCAAGGACTTATTACCTTTTTGACCAATTCGTAAAGGTCTTAAAGTCTGCTGATGTGTGCTTTTTGACAGATATATACTCAGCAGGCGAGGAGAACTCTTATGGTATTTCTGGTATAGACTTGGCAAAAGCTACAGGGTGCAGATTTTTTGAAGACAAAGAAGAGCTTTTTTCTGCTATAAGAGACACTGCAAGAGATACGGATGTCATACTCTTTATGGGTGCGGGAAGTATATCCAAGTGGTGTGAGGAGTTTTATGAAAGGTATATCCGGTAG